One Nostoc sp. UHCC 0302 DNA window includes the following coding sequences:
- a CDS encoding glycosyltransferase gives MRKLYFLLPGTDSKFACGGLFAELKTLNFVQQFRSAEVVTYRQREKGKLFINDLLNDQNLDDVIFVISWGFHIAELAAKLKQYNVVYHAHSAGYKFSLPASIPVITVSRNTMGYWGQKSPNSLIYYLPNQISDEFKNLHLERDIDVLVQARKSSEYLMQELIPALQKHCKVLVVDSYVEDIAGLFNRAKVYLYDSAEYWAQQGVSEGFGLQPMEALACGCQVFSSVNGGLSDYLDPGFNCYKIAGYSLEYDVKRILKVLESPRAIALSEEVLSEYRSENIIKRFQVILDELDEFFDHKMHHPSNIKSLTKIRAVKLFTHKIYSKLKKKYFR, from the coding sequence ATGAGAAAGCTTTACTTCCTACTCCCTGGGACAGATAGCAAATTTGCCTGTGGTGGTTTATTTGCAGAGTTAAAAACACTTAATTTTGTTCAACAGTTCCGTAGTGCTGAGGTTGTAACTTACCGTCAACGAGAAAAAGGTAAACTTTTTATTAATGATTTGCTCAATGATCAAAATTTAGATGATGTAATTTTTGTCATTAGCTGGGGATTTCATATCGCTGAACTTGCTGCCAAGCTGAAGCAATACAATGTGGTTTATCATGCCCATAGTGCGGGTTACAAATTTAGTTTACCTGCGAGTATTCCTGTTATTACTGTCAGCCGCAATACAATGGGATATTGGGGGCAAAAATCACCTAACTCTCTAATCTATTATTTACCAAATCAAATTTCTGATGAATTTAAAAATTTACATCTTGAGCGGGATATAGATGTTTTAGTTCAGGCACGGAAATCTTCTGAGTATTTAATGCAAGAATTGATTCCGGCATTGCAAAAGCATTGTAAAGTATTGGTCGTTGATTCCTATGTAGAGGATATAGCCGGATTATTTAATCGGGCTAAGGTTTATCTGTATGACTCTGCGGAGTACTGGGCGCAGCAGGGTGTTAGTGAAGGGTTTGGTTTGCAACCAATGGAAGCTCTGGCTTGTGGATGTCAAGTTTTTTCTAGTGTCAATGGAGGACTATCTGATTACTTAGATCCTGGATTTAATTGCTATAAAATTGCCGGATATTCTTTAGAATATGATGTTAAACGTATTTTGAAGGTGCTGGAATCTCCAAGAGCGATCGCTTTGTCTGAGGAAGTTTTATCTGAGTATCGCAGTGAAAATATTATTAAACGTTTTCAAGTAATTTTGGATGAGCTAGATGAGTTTTTTGACCATAAAATGCATCATCCATCTAATATTAAAAGTTTGACTAAAATACGTGCAGTAAAATTATTTACACATAAGATATACAGTAAGCTGAAGAAGAAATACTTTCGGTAA
- the msrA gene encoding peptide-methionine (S)-S-oxide reductase MsrA — MGLFGFGKKQVMPTREEALPGRAESLKVPAHHYVNGNPLQPPFPDGLEKALFGLGCFWGAERKFWQQNGVYSTAVGYAAGFTPNPTYEEVCSGRTGHNEVVLVVFDPKVISYAELLKVFWESHNPTQGMRQGNDAGTQYRSGIYVYSENQKQLAEASQEAYQQALNGAGYGKITTEILDAPEFYYAEAYHQQYLAKNPNGYCGLGGTNVACPVGVVESPVNG; from the coding sequence ATGGGACTATTCGGATTTGGCAAAAAGCAGGTTATGCCTACTCGTGAAGAAGCGTTACCAGGAAGAGCAGAGTCTCTAAAAGTACCCGCTCATCATTATGTTAACGGTAATCCCCTGCAACCTCCTTTTCCCGATGGATTAGAAAAGGCGTTATTTGGTTTAGGTTGTTTTTGGGGTGCAGAACGCAAATTCTGGCAACAAAACGGAGTTTACAGCACCGCGGTGGGTTATGCTGCTGGCTTCACACCCAACCCCACCTATGAAGAGGTATGCAGTGGGCGAACTGGTCATAATGAAGTCGTATTAGTTGTATTTGACCCGAAAGTGATTAGTTATGCCGAACTGCTGAAAGTCTTCTGGGAAAGCCATAACCCCACCCAAGGAATGCGTCAAGGTAATGATGCTGGCACTCAGTATCGTTCGGGAATTTATGTATATTCTGAGAATCAAAAGCAGCTAGCAGAAGCCTCGCAGGAAGCTTATCAGCAAGCACTTAACGGCGCAGGGTATGGCAAAATTACCACAGAAATTCTAGATGCTCCTGAGTTCTACTACGCAGAAGCTTACCATCAACAATATCTAGCCAAAAATCCCAATGGATATTGTGGTTTAGGAGGGACAAACGTTGCTTGTCCTGTGGGCGTAGTTGAATCGCCAGTGAATGGGTAG
- a CDS encoding recombinase family protein: MVSHSLWIVGTSRSGKTARLVEQFCNWVQPENKYIESFYTKNLRLEKAGQTSKFLYLQPTEPGVLVLAANDDNRRELGDKIITNTLGKYPVRAKTPLGFFQDEVILFWPLLIESLELKAQFPVRLRPETEQELATKLWRFQLDEEILRLAGVNESRFVRRILDLLQLAAYSGTPCEDIAQILARGLQENNLNLEPEFLASLLLDWRNWCLERGLLTYGIITELYSQHLLSDRHYQQHLTKRYQAILADDVDDYPGVARQLFELLLDQGAVGAFSYNPDGAVRLGLGADPNYMEGLAERCRVEILPGPPPESLADKLVMPMVELVTEPMLLPNLPEAVHSIQTTSRAQLLRQTAEVIANAINSGEVEAEEVAIIAPGLDAIARYTLVEILVKQNIQVQSLNDQRPLISSPVIRALLTMLALVYPGLGRLVDRDAVAEMLVVLSGRQGESMRGEEGGSNSSLHQQRIDPVRAGLIADYCFVPHPDSPNLLAVTTFERWDRIGYAATTAYNEILDWLDKQRSQQELRLIPSPISFLDRGIQHFLWNGSNLPYEQLAALRELLETAQHYWEIDTRIRQANSKLSSSSPPSALNTTITEFIQLLRRGTITANPYPVRPIGAAKKAVTLATIFQYRSSRRSHRWHFWLDAGSPLWAKGGAATLFGAPFFLQDRLGEPWTAEDEKLAEEERLRKILADLLSRVSDRIYLCHSDLAVSGQEQLGPLLPLVNACVSVISEATTANQTEQITSDRQNLYNSK; the protein is encoded by the coding sequence GTGGTTTCTCATTCACTTTGGATTGTTGGCACTAGCCGCAGTGGTAAGACGGCTCGCTTGGTAGAGCAATTTTGTAATTGGGTGCAACCTGAAAATAAATATATTGAATCATTTTATACTAAAAATCTAAGGCTGGAAAAAGCTGGCCAAACATCAAAGTTTTTGTATCTTCAACCCACAGAACCAGGAGTTTTAGTCTTAGCCGCCAATGATGATAATCGGCGAGAATTGGGTGATAAAATTATTACAAATACTTTAGGGAAATATCCGGTTCGTGCCAAGACTCCACTAGGTTTTTTCCAGGATGAAGTTATTTTATTTTGGCCCTTGCTAATTGAGTCATTGGAGCTTAAAGCACAATTTCCAGTACGATTGCGCCCAGAGACTGAGCAAGAATTAGCTACAAAACTCTGGCGTTTCCAATTAGACGAAGAAATTTTACGTCTTGCGGGAGTGAATGAATCTCGCTTTGTGCGTCGCATCCTGGACTTGTTGCAATTAGCAGCTTACAGCGGTACACCTTGCGAAGATATTGCCCAGATTTTGGCAAGGGGCTTACAGGAGAACAATTTAAATCTAGAGCCGGAATTTTTAGCATCTTTGCTATTAGATTGGCGGAACTGGTGTTTGGAGAGAGGATTGCTGACTTATGGAATTATTACCGAACTCTACAGCCAACATTTATTAAGCGATCGCCATTACCAACAACATCTAACTAAACGCTATCAAGCGATACTAGCAGACGATGTGGATGATTATCCTGGTGTAGCGCGTCAGTTGTTTGAGCTGCTATTGGATCAAGGTGCAGTCGGCGCATTTAGCTATAATCCCGATGGTGCGGTGCGACTGGGATTAGGAGCAGATCCCAACTACATGGAAGGGTTAGCAGAACGTTGTCGGGTGGAAATCCTCCCTGGCCCGCCTCCAGAGTCACTTGCAGATAAACTCGTTATGCCAATGGTGGAATTAGTTACAGAACCGATGCTGTTGCCCAACTTACCAGAGGCAGTACACTCCATTCAAACTACCTCCCGCGCTCAACTATTGCGGCAAACAGCAGAAGTAATTGCCAATGCCATCAACTCCGGGGAAGTAGAAGCCGAAGAAGTGGCGATTATTGCACCTGGTTTAGATGCGATCGCTCGTTATACTCTAGTAGAAATCCTTGTTAAGCAAAATATCCAGGTACAATCGCTCAATGACCAACGCCCCCTAATTAGTTCACCAGTCATCCGCGCATTACTCACGATGCTGGCACTAGTTTATCCCGGTTTAGGACGCCTAGTAGATCGGGATGCTGTAGCAGAGATGCTAGTGGTACTGAGTGGGAGACAGGGGGAAAGTATGAGAGGGGAAGAGGGGGGGAGTAATTCTTCACTCCATCAACAAAGGATAGATCCGGTACGCGCTGGTTTGATTGCAGATTACTGTTTTGTACCCCATCCTGATAGTCCCAACTTACTGGCTGTAACAACATTTGAGCGCTGGGATAGAATCGGCTATGCAGCTACCACCGCCTATAATGAAATATTGGATTGGTTAGATAAACAGCGATCGCAACAGGAACTTCGCTTAATTCCCAGTCCCATTTCCTTTTTAGACAGAGGAATTCAGCACTTTTTGTGGAATGGCAGCAATCTCCCCTATGAGCAACTAGCAGCACTGCGGGAGTTATTAGAAACAGCCCAACACTATTGGGAAATTGACACCAGAATTCGACAAGCCAACTCAAAATTATCTTCCTCATCTCCTCCCTCAGCGCTCAACACCACCATTACTGAATTCATTCAACTACTACGGCGTGGAACCATCACTGCTAACCCCTATCCTGTGCGCCCCATTGGAGCAGCCAAAAAGGCTGTCACCTTAGCCACCATCTTTCAATATCGCTCTAGCAGACGCTCTCACCGCTGGCATTTCTGGCTTGATGCTGGTTCACCTCTGTGGGCAAAAGGCGGTGCAGCTACGTTGTTTGGTGCGCCGTTTTTCTTGCAAGACAGGTTAGGAGAACCTTGGACAGCAGAAGATGAGAAACTGGCAGAAGAAGAAAGACTGCGAAAGATTTTGGCAGATTTGCTCTCTCGTGTATCCGACAGAATTTATTTATGTCATAGTGATTTAGCTGTGAGTGGGCAAGAACAACTAGGGCCTTTGTTACCTTTAGTGAATGCTTGTGTCTCAGTTATTTCTGAGGCTACAACAGCAAACCAAACCGAGCAAATTACCAGCGATCGCCAGAATCTTTACAATAGTAAATAA
- a CDS encoding serine/threonine-protein kinase, protein MLQADQILQDRYHIQRQLGYNGIRQTWLARDLQAADKENSLVVVKLLAFGGTVQWDDLKLFEREAQILKQLNHPRIPEYIDYFCIDDRTLWFCLVQEYIPGESLKEKLVIGERFTEKRAKKIAVEVLNILTHLHELNPGVLHRDIKPSNLIWGEDNHIYLVDFGAVQDKAAKEGVTFTVVGTYGYAPMEQFGGRAVAASDLYALGATLIHLLTGVCPADLPQQDLRLQFTNRVNLSPSFVSWLEKLTEPAPEQRFTNARQALNALQSGLAVKPAKNRLLPVKEFINNSGCGINNYTETVPEEILGWNWGAFLLPWMWLWTNQVWFGLFCFVPQIGWVMAIALGAKGNEWAWKSREWRSIEHFKAHQRGWAIAGVLIGAPISIVFWAWAIMFLKSAF, encoded by the coding sequence ATGCTGCAAGCAGATCAGATATTACAAGACCGTTATCATATCCAACGTCAACTCGGCTACAACGGAATTCGCCAAACTTGGCTAGCAAGAGATTTACAAGCTGCGGATAAAGAAAATTCGTTAGTTGTGGTCAAACTCCTGGCTTTTGGCGGTACTGTACAGTGGGATGACCTGAAACTCTTTGAGAGAGAAGCACAGATTCTCAAACAGCTAAATCATCCGCGCATTCCTGAGTATATTGATTATTTTTGTATTGATGACCGTACACTCTGGTTTTGCTTAGTGCAAGAGTATATTCCTGGTGAGTCTCTCAAGGAAAAACTTGTTATTGGCGAAAGGTTTACAGAAAAACGAGCGAAAAAAATTGCTGTAGAGGTTTTAAATATTCTCACCCATCTACATGAGTTGAATCCAGGGGTATTGCATCGAGATATTAAACCGAGTAATTTAATCTGGGGCGAAGATAATCATATATATTTAGTTGATTTTGGCGCAGTTCAAGATAAAGCTGCAAAAGAAGGTGTTACTTTTACTGTCGTCGGTACTTATGGTTACGCCCCAATGGAACAATTTGGAGGTCGAGCTGTTGCGGCATCGGATCTTTATGCACTAGGGGCAACTTTGATTCATCTGTTAACTGGTGTTTGCCCAGCTGATTTACCCCAGCAAGATTTACGGCTGCAATTTACTAACCGAGTGAACCTGAGTCCGAGTTTTGTCAGTTGGCTAGAAAAATTGACAGAACCCGCGCCAGAGCAACGCTTTACTAACGCCCGTCAAGCGTTGAATGCTCTCCAATCTGGTTTAGCTGTTAAACCTGCTAAAAATCGGCTTTTGCCAGTAAAAGAATTTATTAACAATTCTGGTTGCGGCATCAATAATTACACTGAAACCGTGCCAGAAGAAATTCTTGGCTGGAATTGGGGCGCATTTCTGCTGCCTTGGATGTGGCTGTGGACTAATCAAGTCTGGTTTGGATTATTTTGCTTTGTACCCCAAATTGGTTGGGTAATGGCGATCGCTCTCGGTGCGAAAGGCAATGAATGGGCTTGGAAAAGTAGAGAGTGGCGCAGCATTGAACACTTCAAAGCCCATCAAAGAGGCTGGGCGATCGCTGGAGTTCTAATTGGCGCACCCATTAGTATCGTCTTCTGGGCATGGGCGATCATGTTTCTCAAATCTGCGTTCTAG